In Acetobacteroides hydrogenigenes, the DNA window TGGTTAACCTAAAGAAGCAGGGGGCAACTTCTATCGTTCTCGACTTAAGGGGGAACCCTGGTGGATTGCTCACCGAGGCGGTAAAGGTGGTTAACCTCTTTGTTCCACGTGGACAGCTGGTGGTGAGCACTAAGGGAAAAATCAAGGAATTCGATGCAACCTACAAGACCGAAACAGAGCCTGTCGATACCAAAATTCCGCTGGTTGTGATGGTTAATAGTGGCTCGGCCTCGGCCTCGGAAATTGTGTCGGGTGCCCTGCAGGATTTGGATAGAGCCGTGGTGGTTGGCAACCGTACCTTTGGTAAGGGGCTGGTGCAAACAACGCGTCCGGTTGGCTACAACTCGCAGGTAAAGATTACCACTGCCAAGTACTACATTCCTTCAGGTAGATGTATTCAAGCGCTTGACTACACGCATCGTAATGCCGATGGCAGCGTAGGCAATGTTCCCGATTCGTTGATTACCGCATTCAAAACGAAAAACGGAAGGGTGGTTTACGATGGTGGCGGTATTACTCCCGATGTGAAGGTCGATCTTGAACAGATCAGCAAGATTAGTATAAGCCTTATTGGTCGTGGTTTGATTTCGGACTACATCAATGAGTACTACGTCAAGCATACCGAGGTGCCCGATATCCGCAGCTTTAAGCTCGCCGATGCCGATTACGACGAATTTGTGAAATTCCTCGAGAATAAAGAGTACGACTATACAACCCAAACCGATGTGCTGCTAAAGCAGCTCGAGGAGGCCGCCAAGAGGGATAAGTACTACGCCCATGCCGAAAAGGAGCTGGAGGTGCTTAAGAAGCAGCTTTCGCACGACAAGAAGAAGGACTTGGTGCTCTTTAAGGAGGAGATAAAGTCGTACCTCGAAGATGAGCTCATTGGCAGGTATCACTACCAAAGAGGAAAGATTGAGCGATCGCTGATTACCGACCCTCAGGTGCAGCAGGCCCTTAAGCTGGCCGAAGACTCCAAGAAGGCGGAAGCGCTGCTTGCCAAGAAGTAGAAGGATAGCTTTTAAAATACCGTAAAGCCCGTTGAGCAATGCCCGGCGGGCTTTTTTATGCAGCAAGTTCTTCTGCTTATTTTCTAGGCGGCAGCTCCGTCGAGCGTTGGATGCTTGAGGTTGCTCCGTTGGGTCATCAAGTGGCAATCTCTTTGTTAGGGCAATGTTGTTAAGCTAGGCATTTTTGAGCAGGAAGTGGGATGCTACTTCTTGTAGAGGCTGGCGATAAGCTCCATTGCCTGATCTACCTTATCGGCTGGAACACTTTTGAGCATTGCCTGCAGCGCTGCCTCGTTGGCCATGTTGCGGCGGAGGGCCTGAAGCGGATGGTCGGCTTCCAATGGGTGCTTTGGGTCGGGAACCCATTCCATTAAATCGTTGGGGGTGCAGCGTAGCAGCTTGCAGAGGTCGAAAAGCTCCTGAAAGGTAATCTGTGTTTGGCCCATAAGCATCCGGTAGCTTTTATGGTAGCCGTATCCGTTGCTCCTAAGGAATTCTATGGGCTTGTTATGGCCCCGTAGAAGGATAATCCGCTCTAGGTTGTATTTTATCATTAGGTTTAAGTTTTGGATTCAAGGTAAGTATACAAAATATTGGGTGTTTTTTCTACAAAATCGAGGCTTTTTCGTTCAAAAGTAGCAGGATATGCTTGTATAATTGCTCCATATGCTTGTATAGCTGCTTTATATGCACATATAATTGCACCATATGATCGTATAATTGCTTTATATGTATGTATACTTTCTCTATATACTCGTATAGTTGCTTCATATGCATGTATAATAGCGTCATATGCATAAAAAGTAGCATTTATAGGTCTGAAAATTTCGATTTTAAAGCAGGTGATAGGAGCTTTGCTCTAGATGCTGCCTGCTTTTTGGTTGATTTAGAAGCGGCATTGGCTTAATTGGGCTTTTGGGGTAAAGAATAGCGTGGATCTGCTATCGGATGTGGTGCGCTGAGAGCCTAAGGAGGGGGAAGTGGGCATGAAAAAGCCGGATTGGGAGAAAATTCCAATCCGGCTTTCATTTTTATCGTCAAGCGATGCTAATCGTATTCTTGCTCCACAACAACCGGCAAAGGTAAATTCTGCGGCTCTTTTGGGCCTTTTTCGCGATTTTGCGGCGCGGGTCTACTTCTTGGTTTCTTCGGTGGTGCCGCTAAGCTTGCCCTTCATCTTTTCGAAGTAGGGCTTAGCCTTTGGCTCCTTAAGTGATGCTATAACGGTATCGATGTAGGCGCTTACGAGCAGCTTATCGTTTTTGGGAGCGCTATCGGCTACGAGGGGCACGATCTGCGAGAGGATGCTGTAGCTTTCCTGGTCGCTAAGATTGGCGTTCTTCATCGAGGTGGTAACCAGTCCGGCAAGGGCGCTTCCGTTTTTGGCGAATTTGGCATCGGCCATGTCTAGGATCAGGTTAAACTTTTGGATGTTTGCGGGCTTGCTGGCGCTAATCAGGTTGCGCAGCTTCAGAGCCTCCTCCTTGCTGTACACCGATCCTTTACGGTTAACTAGGAATGACATTGCCTTTTCGGTAAATACGCTCGAGATCTTGGCGTCAACGGCCGAATCGCCAATAGCATCGGTAAACTTGATGCGGTTGGTTAGGATGAAGAGGAATTCCTTGCTCGAGGCATCGTTGATGAAGTCGTTGTAGATGGGCCAGTTCTCCTTGGTTATTCTATCCTTCTCCTTAAGCGAGCGGAGGTAGGCTGTAGCCACATCCTGTGCACTGTCTTCCATGTAGGCATCCTGCAGCGTCTTCAGGTAGCTCTTTACGAAGTCGGGCTCGCGGTTTCCGTTTTGGTAGCTGGCCTGCTGACCGGCGAGCGAGGTGGTTGGATTCATTCCTACCTTAACCTTTTCGATGAATTCGTCAGCTTCGGCACCTCCTACGATTCGGTGCACCAGGTTGCCTTCGGCATCCAGAATCAGAAAGGTCGGATAGGCCTTAACGGCGTACTTCTTGGCCAGCTCGATGCCTTCGCCCTTTTCCATATCGAACTTAACGTTTACGAAGTTGGCGTTAAAGAAATCGGCAACCTTATCCTGTTTGAAGACGGTGTTGGACATATACTTGCATGGGCCACACCAGGTGGCGTACCCGTCGAAGAAAATAAGCTTGTTGGCGGCCTTTGCTTTTGCAAGGCTTACGGCTAACGTGGTGTCTTCGAAGCTAACGCTACGGTTTTGGGCTAGTAGGCTTCCGCCGAAGGTCAGCGGGAGCAGTAGCAGCATTGATGCTAGTTTTTTCATTGTTTGGTTTTGTTTGTATATGGTTACTTCTGTAATCCTTAAGAGCCTAAATGGCGAGCTCCTGCTTCACCAGTTCAAGAACCTTGCCAAAATCTTCCTTCGATTCGATGAAGTTGAGCTTATCGATATCGATGGTAAGAACCTTGCCGAACGTGTAGCTCTTAATCCAGTCTTCGTACAGCTCGTTAAGGTTTTTGAGGTATTCGCGGTTGATGTCCCTTTCGTACTCGCGGCCGCGGTTGGTTATTTGCTTGACTAAAGTTTTGGGCGATGCCTTAATGTAGATGAGCAGGTCGGGCGGCTGTATAAGCGAGGTGGTAATGTTGAAAAGGTCGATATACGTGTTGTAGTCTCGCTCGTACATTAGCCCCATTCGGTAGAGGTTGGGGGCAAACACAAGGGCATCCTCGTAAATGGTCCTATCCTGTATTACATTTTCCTTTCCCTTGCGTATTTCGACAACCTGTTTAAGGCGCGAGTGCAAAAAGTATATTTGCAGGTTAAACGACCACCTAAGCATATCCCGATAGAAATCGTTGATGTAGGGGTTCTGATCCAAACCTTCGTACTGTGCTTTCCATCCAAGACTTTCGGAGAGCATTTTGGTTAGCATAGTTTTACCACTCCCGATGTTTCCGGCAACTGCAATTTGTATCATCTTCTTGTACCATGGTTTTAGATTACCTGTTGAAATATGCTAGCATTGTATTCGATTCTTTAATGATATGCTACTCTATTGCTGGTTCCTATTTATCGAGAGTAGCTTATCAATGTAATCGCGATTGTTGTATAGGCGAGGAACCTTATGCTGTCCGCCAAGCTTTCCGCTCTGCTTGAGCCATTCGTAGAAAACGCCTTTTCTTAGCGAGTGTACTACAGGGCGTTGTAGCGTAATGCTCTTGAACCTTTTTGCCTCGTAGTCCGAGTTTAGCCGTATCAGGTTTTGGTCGAGTATGGATGTAAACTCGTCTAGGCTATCGGGTTCCTTTTCGAATTCGAATAGCCATTCGTGACCGCCTTTAGCATCCGAATCCATGTAGATAGGAGCCGCCGTGTACTCGCTAACGATGGCGCCTGTTTTTTCGCAGGCTGCTTTAATAGCTTGTTCGGCGTTATCGATAATAAGCTCTTCGCCAAAGGTGTTGATGAAGTGCTTTGTACGCCCGGTAATGCGGATTTTGTGGGGATATAGCGAGGTAAACTCTACCGTATCGCCAATAACGTAGCGCCATAGTCCACCGTTGGTGGTAATTACCATGGCGTAGTTAATGCCCGTTTTGACATCGGCTACGGTAAGCGGTGTAAACGACGTATCGAAGAAGTTATCCATTGGGATAAACTCGTAGAAAATACCGTAGTCGAGCATCAGCAGCATGTCGTTGGTTTTCGGATCATCCTGTAGCGCAAAAAATCCCTCCGAGGCGTTGTAGGTTTCCATGTAGTTCATGGCATCCGAGGGGAATAGCCTGCGGTACTGCTCGCGGTAGGGGGTAAAGCTAACGCCCCCGTGGATGAATAGCTCCATGTTGGGCCAAACCTCAAAAAGATTGCTCTTGCCGGTATGCTCTAGGATGTACTTCATGAGCACCATGTTCCACGACGGAACCCCGGCAAAGTAGGTGACGTTTTCGGGGATTGCCTCTTCTGCAATTCGGCGCATCTTTTCCTCAAAATCGGGGATAAGCGCAACCTTTTGGCTTGGCGTTCGGAAGAGATCGGCCCAAAACGGTATGTTTTCGATAAGGATAGCAGAAAGGTCGCCGGTAAATGCTTTTTCGTTTAACCGATCTATCTGATGGCTTCCGCCTAGGGTTAGTCCTTTGCCTGTAAAAATTTGGGTCTCGGGATGGTTGTAGTTGTAAATGGTGAGCGTATCTTTTCCACCCTGAAAGTGTACGCTATTCAACGATTCTTCGCTAACGGGAATGAACTTGCTTTTATCGTCGGTTGTGCCAGATGACTTTGCAAACCAGCAAATATCTGTTGGCCAAATCACGTTCTGCTCACCTTGGCGAACACGTTCGATGTAGGGCTTAGCCTGATTATAGTCTTGCACCGGTGTTCGCTGCTGAAATGTTTCTATGCTTCGGATAGAAGAGAAATCGTGCATTTTACCCCATTCTGTACCTTTTGCCGTTTCTACCAAGCCTTTGATAATTGTTGCCTGAGTTTCGAAGGGGTATTTCCGAAACTCGTCGATGCTTTTAAGCCGTTTGGTACTAAGAAAGTTTACGATGGAGTTGATTATTGGCATTGGCGCTTGGTTCTATTTTCCCCAAAGATATTTATTTACCTTTTTTAGGCAAATACTTGATAAAATTTGTGCGACTTGGTATCGTTCTAGGTTATGCTTAAAGCTTCGGTATGCGCATTGTTGGCAATACATACCGGAGAAAAGCTGCCTGTTTCGTAGTTGTAATCAAAAATGGAAACGGCAAGGTTGGCATGAAAGTACTTCTCCATGTTGGAGATTGGCAGGTTTAGCAGGTAGCACATAAGAATTCGGAGTGCTCGCCCATGCATGC includes these proteins:
- a CDS encoding S41 family peptidase, giving the protein MKNAKRYAAFAFIGVALFAMFSFTSPDKTSPNYNFAKSLEIFFNVLREINVFYVDQVKSEDMVKTAINEMLSTLDPYTTYIPDEDMEDFEFMTTGQYGGMGALIRKSGNYIEISEPYESFPAANAGLVAGDLLVGIDGKSIEKLDVSKVSAMLKGKPGSKMQLRVVKLRSKDTINVTITRQVIRIPAVPFYGMVKDKVGYIRFTNFTTDCSKEVKDALVNLKKQGATSIVLDLRGNPGGLLTEAVKVVNLFVPRGQLVVSTKGKIKEFDATYKTETEPVDTKIPLVVMVNSGSASASEIVSGALQDLDRAVVVGNRTFGKGLVQTTRPVGYNSQVKITTAKYYIPSGRCIQALDYTHRNADGSVGNVPDSLITAFKTKNGRVVYDGGGITPDVKVDLEQISKISISLIGRGLISDYINEYYVKHTEVPDIRSFKLADADYDEFVKFLENKEYDYTTQTDVLLKQLEEAAKRDKYYAHAEKELEVLKKQLSHDKKKDLVLFKEEIKSYLEDELIGRYHYQRGKIERSLITDPQVQQALKLAEDSKKAEALLAKK
- a CDS encoding helix-turn-helix domain-containing protein; the encoded protein is MIKYNLERIILLRGHNKPIEFLRSNGYGYHKSYRMLMGQTQITFQELFDLCKLLRCTPNDLMEWVPDPKHPLEADHPLQALRRNMANEAALQAMLKSVPADKVDQAMELIASLYKK
- a CDS encoding thioredoxin family protein, with translation MKKLASMLLLLPLTFGGSLLAQNRSVSFEDTTLAVSLAKAKAANKLIFFDGYATWCGPCKYMSNTVFKQDKVADFFNANFVNVKFDMEKGEGIELAKKYAVKAYPTFLILDAEGNLVHRIVGGAEADEFIEKVKVGMNPTTSLAGQQASYQNGNREPDFVKSYLKTLQDAYMEDSAQDVATAYLRSLKEKDRITKENWPIYNDFINDASSKEFLFILTNRIKFTDAIGDSAVDAKISSVFTEKAMSFLVNRKGSVYSKEEALKLRNLISASKPANIQKFNLILDMADAKFAKNGSALAGLVTTSMKNANLSDQESYSILSQIVPLVADSAPKNDKLLVSAYIDTVIASLKEPKAKPYFEKMKGKLSGTTEETKK
- a CDS encoding deoxynucleoside kinase encodes the protein MQIAVAGNIGSGKTMLTKMLSESLGWKAQYEGLDQNPYINDFYRDMLRWSFNLQIYFLHSRLKQVVEIRKGKENVIQDRTIYEDALVFAPNLYRMGLMYERDYNTYIDLFNITTSLIQPPDLLIYIKASPKTLVKQITNRGREYERDINREYLKNLNELYEDWIKSYTFGKVLTIDIDKLNFIESKEDFGKVLELVKQELAI
- a CDS encoding GH3 auxin-responsive promoter family protein, with the protein product MPIINSIVNFLSTKRLKSIDEFRKYPFETQATIIKGLVETAKGTEWGKMHDFSSIRSIETFQQRTPVQDYNQAKPYIERVRQGEQNVIWPTDICWFAKSSGTTDDKSKFIPVSEESLNSVHFQGGKDTLTIYNYNHPETQIFTGKGLTLGGSHQIDRLNEKAFTGDLSAILIENIPFWADLFRTPSQKVALIPDFEEKMRRIAEEAIPENVTYFAGVPSWNMVLMKYILEHTGKSNLFEVWPNMELFIHGGVSFTPYREQYRRLFPSDAMNYMETYNASEGFFALQDDPKTNDMLLMLDYGIFYEFIPMDNFFDTSFTPLTVADVKTGINYAMVITTNGGLWRYVIGDTVEFTSLYPHKIRITGRTKHFINTFGEELIIDNAEQAIKAACEKTGAIVSEYTAAPIYMDSDAKGGHEWLFEFEKEPDSLDEFTSILDQNLIRLNSDYEAKRFKSITLQRPVVHSLRKGVFYEWLKQSGKLGGQHKVPRLYNNRDYIDKLLSINRNQQ